One part of the Flavobacterium johnsoniae UW101 genome encodes these proteins:
- a CDS encoding SusC/RagA family TonB-linked outer membrane protein translates to MMLKLKFAIITLLIISSHTIMAQSKTIHGVITDPSGFPLPGAGVNVEGSKNSTSTDFDGKYTLKDVNPTDKITFSFVGLISQTITVGTRSNIDVTLALSTQNLNEVIVGYGTQKKAKVTGAISTVGSKDIAAVPITNAESALQGRAAGVTVVNGAPGSNPTVTIRGLATMGNSAPLYVIDGVLTGNLSGLSPNDIESMSVLKDASTTALYGSKAFNGVIMVTTKKGKKGPGQLTFSTYAGFQTITKRYDVLNTQQYLQYAKDLGSDLTARAAEFGNINTNWQDKIFQSGLMQDYNLSFSNGTETSTARYSAEYLKQEGAVINTGFERYSFRANNTQDIGRLKVGSNIGISFSTINPERSSGGRTLLEHAIKMAPYLPVYNDASLGGYQGPSAIDGNDAENPVRVANLGYQKINNLSIIGNIYAELEILKGLKFKSQVSLDYYTGKDHTFVPSYADGSYHRQAFSTTNETNSQGQTIVYDNSLTYKTTFAAKHNLEVLGVITKIDGKSQNLVAGSRYNISDEIDQLRYNEGNLSSANYVEKNIGYIARINYDYDDKYLLAVSGRRDASSRFGANNRWGNFYSIAAGWNIAKESFMENSIFSTLKLRASTGTTGNDRIDNYQYAATLLADYNYPIAGGNAPGVSLGVASNPDLKWESKKDRNIGVDFGLFDDQFTGSFEYFNNKSSDILFAVPLAASVGSAGGGTQIQNIADVKVSGYEISLSYNDRKGDFTWSATANLGTSKNEVTSLAPGVTSVLGGPTARAGLENFSRLEVGQPLFYFYGYQTNGIYQNQAEVDAVFGPGQTNIQPGDIKIVDRDGNKVINSNDKTNIGNPYPDFTYGLNITAAYKKFDFNCFITGVQGNDIYNANTFDLKGMNRLFNASTDVLDRAIVANGVVTNPSATLPRAQGADINWSSANQRYIEDGSYTRLKNITLGYTLSGETFDNHFSNIRFYVSGQNLITITKYTGLDPEIARADGNANSAGIDLGRYPQPKSVIFGLDVKF, encoded by the coding sequence ATGATGTTAAAATTAAAATTTGCAATAATTACATTGCTAATAATCAGCAGTCATACTATAATGGCACAGTCTAAGACTATACATGGGGTGATTACAGATCCTTCGGGGTTTCCTCTCCCGGGTGCCGGTGTTAATGTAGAAGGTTCAAAAAACAGCACCTCTACAGATTTTGACGGAAAGTATACTTTAAAAGATGTTAATCCTACAGATAAAATTACCTTTTCGTTTGTAGGTTTGATTTCTCAAACAATTACAGTAGGAACAAGAAGCAATATTGATGTCACACTGGCATTATCCACACAAAATTTAAATGAAGTTATAGTAGGATACGGAACGCAAAAAAAAGCTAAAGTAACCGGAGCAATCTCTACAGTAGGTTCAAAAGATATTGCTGCAGTACCCATTACAAATGCAGAATCGGCTTTACAGGGAAGAGCTGCCGGTGTTACTGTTGTAAATGGCGCGCCGGGTTCTAATCCTACCGTTACCATTCGTGGTTTGGCTACTATGGGAAATAGTGCTCCTTTATACGTAATTGACGGAGTTTTGACAGGAAACCTTTCGGGACTGAGTCCTAATGATATTGAATCGATGTCTGTTTTAAAAGATGCTTCAACAACAGCTTTATATGGTTCAAAAGCTTTTAATGGAGTAATTATGGTAACCACAAAAAAAGGAAAAAAAGGACCAGGTCAGCTCACTTTTAGCACTTACGCCGGTTTTCAAACTATTACCAAAAGATATGATGTTTTAAATACACAGCAATATCTGCAGTATGCTAAAGATCTGGGAAGTGATTTAACAGCAAGAGCAGCTGAATTTGGAAACATTAATACCAACTGGCAGGACAAGATTTTTCAAAGCGGTTTAATGCAGGATTATAATTTAAGTTTTTCAAATGGTACCGAAACTTCTACAGCCCGTTATTCTGCCGAATATTTAAAGCAGGAAGGAGCCGTTATTAATACAGGTTTTGAACGTTATTCTTTTAGAGCCAATAATACACAGGATATCGGCAGACTTAAAGTAGGAAGTAATATTGGAATATCTTTCAGTACAATCAATCCGGAACGCAGCTCAGGAGGAAGAACATTACTTGAACATGCAATAAAAATGGCGCCTTATTTACCAGTTTACAACGATGCTAGTTTAGGAGGTTATCAAGGACCAAGCGCTATTGACGGCAATGATGCAGAAAATCCTGTTCGTGTAGCAAATTTAGGGTATCAAAAAATAAACAATCTCTCAATAATAGGAAATATCTACGCTGAATTAGAGATTTTAAAAGGTTTAAAATTTAAATCACAAGTTTCATTGGATTACTACACAGGTAAAGATCATACATTCGTACCGAGCTACGCTGATGGTTCTTACCACAGACAGGCGTTTTCTACAACAAATGAAACCAACTCGCAAGGCCAGACTATTGTTTACGATAACAGCTTAACATACAAAACTACTTTTGCTGCAAAGCACAATTTAGAAGTTTTAGGTGTTATAACGAAAATTGACGGAAAGTCACAAAATCTGGTAGCAGGAAGCCGTTACAATATTTCAGACGAAATTGATCAGCTGCGATATAATGAAGGAAATTTAAGTTCTGCAAATTACGTAGAAAAGAATATTGGATATATTGCCCGTATCAATTATGATTATGATGATAAATACCTGCTGGCTGTTTCCGGACGCCGTGATGCATCTTCTCGTTTTGGAGCTAATAACCGCTGGGGGAATTTCTATTCAATAGCGGCAGGATGGAATATAGCCAAAGAAAGTTTTATGGAGAATTCTATTTTCAGCACTTTAAAACTTAGAGCAAGTACAGGAACAACCGGAAATGACAGAATAGACAATTACCAATACGCAGCTACATTGCTTGCTGATTATAATTACCCAATTGCAGGCGGAAATGCACCGGGTGTATCTCTGGGAGTTGCTTCAAATCCTGATTTGAAATGGGAGTCTAAAAAGGATAGAAACATAGGTGTAGATTTTGGTTTGTTTGACGATCAATTCACAGGATCTTTTGAATATTTTAATAATAAAAGCAGTGATATCCTTTTTGCAGTTCCTTTAGCAGCTTCTGTTGGATCTGCCGGAGGCGGAACTCAAATTCAAAATATTGCCGATGTAAAAGTATCCGGATATGAAATCAGTTTAAGTTACAATGACAGAAAAGGAGATTTCACATGGTCTGCTACAGCTAATTTAGGAACAAGTAAAAATGAAGTAACAAGTTTAGCACCGGGAGTTACCAGTGTATTGGGAGGTCCAACTGCAAGAGCAGGTTTAGAGAACTTTTCTAGACTTGAAGTAGGCCAGCCGTTATTTTACTTTTATGGTTACCAGACAAATGGAATTTATCAAAACCAGGCAGAAGTAGATGCTGTTTTTGGACCGGGTCAGACAAATATACAGCCGGGTGATATTAAAATTGTGGATCGTGACGGAAATAAAGTCATCAATTCAAACGACAAAACGAATATTGGAAATCCATATCCTGATTTTACGTATGGTTTAAATATTACTGCAGCTTATAAAAAGTTTGATTTTAACTGTTTCATTACAGGAGTTCAGGGGAATGATATTTACAATGCCAATACTTTTGACTTAAAAGGAATGAATCGTTTGTTTAATGCCAGTACTGATGTTTTAGACAGAGCAATAGTTGCGAATGGAGTCGTTACAAATCCATCGGCAACTCTGCCTAGAGCGCAGGGAGCAGATATTAACTGGTCTTCAGCAAATCAGCGCTATATTGAAGATGGTTCTTATACGAGATTAAAAAATATCACATTAGGATATACCTTATCAGGAGAAACATTTGATAATCATTTTTCAAATATAAGATTCTATGTAAGCGGTCAAAACCTTATTACTATTACGAAGTATACGGGATTAGATCCTGAAATTGCACGTGCAGACGGAAACGCAAATTCTGCAGGTATCGACTTAGGAAGATATCCACAGCCTAAATCAGTAATTTTTGGACTTGATGTTAAATTTTAA
- a CDS encoding glycoside hydrolase family 97 protein, with translation MSFKYVLCLCLFSFLSLNAQSVIKSPDGKLKVSLFVSNGQPFYSISYNEKTFLEKSPLGLKTNVEDFTTGLALKTNPVQNKIDENYQLPNIKNSNVHYEANEAVFSFTKENKAAIDIIFRVSNNNAAFKYKVYPQKESRSCVVEGEASGFLLPEGTTTFLCPQSKPMTGFARTMPSYETSYTLDEPMGKNGIGEGYTFPCLFKVNSNGWVLISETGVDSGYCASRLIGHEKGLYTIGFPMAGENNGNGTTAPGIPLIGETPWRTITVGETLNPIVETTIPFDLVKPKYEASKEYKYTKGSWSWIIKMDNNTTFPVQKQYIDFSARMGYETILVDALWDTQIGKDKIAELAQYGTEKGVGLYLWYNSNGYWNDAPQGPRGMMDNSIIRRKEMAWLKEIGIKGIKVDFFGGDKQVTMKLYEDILNDANDFGLMVIFHGCTLPRGWERMYPNYASSEAVLASENLHFGQASCDKEAMNASIHPFIRNTVGSMDFGGSALNKFYNSDNTPNKGSKRITSDVFALATAVLFQSGVQHFALAPNNLTDAPDWAVKFMKEVPTTWDEVRFLDGYPGKYVILARRKGTKWYIAGVNAQKETLSLKLKLPMMVSDASLTCYFDDEKLNGKVKTVHLKKNKEIEIKIPANGGILIVN, from the coding sequence ATGAGTTTTAAATATGTTTTATGTTTATGTCTGTTTAGTTTTTTAAGCCTAAATGCACAATCAGTTATAAAAAGCCCCGATGGAAAACTTAAAGTTTCTCTTTTTGTTTCTAACGGCCAGCCTTTTTATAGTATTTCTTATAATGAAAAAACGTTTTTAGAAAAGTCACCTCTTGGTCTTAAAACCAATGTCGAAGATTTTACAACCGGATTAGCTTTAAAAACAAATCCGGTTCAAAATAAAATTGACGAAAACTACCAGCTTCCTAATATAAAAAACAGCAATGTTCATTATGAAGCCAATGAAGCTGTTTTCTCTTTTACTAAGGAAAATAAAGCAGCGATTGACATTATATTTAGAGTGAGTAATAACAATGCGGCTTTTAAATATAAAGTATATCCGCAAAAGGAAAGCCGTTCCTGCGTGGTAGAGGGAGAAGCTTCAGGTTTTCTTCTGCCGGAAGGCACCACGACATTTCTTTGTCCGCAGAGTAAACCCATGACCGGATTTGCCAGAACTATGCCCAGCTATGAAACCTCATATACATTAGACGAACCTATGGGGAAAAACGGAATTGGAGAAGGATATACATTTCCTTGTCTTTTTAAAGTGAATAGTAACGGATGGGTTTTAATTTCTGAAACCGGTGTAGACAGTGGTTATTGCGCCAGCAGATTAATAGGACACGAAAAAGGATTGTACACTATTGGTTTTCCAATGGCAGGAGAAAATAACGGAAACGGAACAACAGCTCCCGGTATACCGCTTATTGGCGAAACGCCGTGGAGAACTATTACTGTGGGCGAAACTCTGAATCCTATTGTAGAGACAACAATTCCTTTTGATTTAGTAAAACCAAAATACGAAGCTTCAAAAGAATATAAATATACCAAAGGTTCGTGGAGCTGGATTATAAAAATGGATAACAATACTACGTTTCCGGTGCAGAAACAATATATAGATTTTAGTGCCAGGATGGGATATGAGACCATTTTAGTTGATGCACTTTGGGATACTCAGATAGGAAAAGATAAAATCGCCGAACTGGCACAATATGGGACCGAAAAAGGTGTCGGCTTGTATTTATGGTACAATTCAAATGGATATTGGAACGATGCGCCTCAAGGACCAAGAGGAATGATGGATAACAGTATCATTCGCCGTAAGGAAATGGCGTGGTTAAAAGAAATTGGTATAAAAGGCATCAAAGTAGATTTCTTTGGAGGCGACAAACAAGTGACCATGAAATTGTATGAAGATATTTTGAATGATGCTAACGATTTTGGACTGATGGTTATTTTTCACGGCTGTACATTACCAAGAGGCTGGGAGCGTATGTATCCTAATTATGCTTCAAGTGAAGCGGTGTTAGCGAGTGAAAATCTGCATTTTGGACAAGCAAGCTGTGACAAAGAAGCGATGAATGCGTCAATACATCCATTTATTAGAAATACAGTAGGAAGTATGGATTTTGGCGGAAGCGCTCTAAACAAATTTTACAATAGTGACAATACTCCCAATAAAGGTTCAAAACGAATTACTTCAGATGTGTTTGCTTTGGCGACGGCCGTACTTTTTCAAAGCGGTGTACAGCATTTTGCACTGGCACCAAACAATTTAACTGATGCTCCGGATTGGGCAGTAAAGTTCATGAAAGAAGTTCCCACGACTTGGGACGAAGTTCGTTTTTTAGATGGATATCCGGGTAAATATGTTATTCTGGCCCGCAGAAAAGGAACAAAGTGGTACATCGCAGGAGTTAATGCTCAAAAGGAAACCTTAAGCTTAAAATTAAAACTTCCAATGATGGTTTCTGATGCATCATTAACCTGTTATTTTGATGATGAAAAACTAAACGGAAAAGTAAAAACAGTACATCTTAAAAAGAACAAGGAAATAGAAATAAAAATTCCAGCCAACGGTGGAATACTAATAGTGAACTAA
- a CDS encoding hybrid sensor histidine kinase/response regulator transcription factor, which produces MFSKKCFAALFFIINSLFSQNTFENYRFRLVDNTTSKSGIYTIAQDQFGIMWMGTNGAGLYKYDGINYIGYEQDSKRNNSINSNLIYTVYVDRQNHLWVGTDEGLCIYNRNLDTFENIDLRKKEDKETVVSVKSIIEDNNGNIFLGTFNNGLLRLDTKTHEITRFKLDTPNVSNYLINSLVKDKKGTIYLGTNFGLKVVDPIKNEVKKVILPKDNDLISGSIVSMFFDSGQNLWIGNGYKGLVKANLYAAVKQAVSFPITKKRIMCIREADDHTILCATENDGLIIVDELGAVQKKYVNSKYNNRSLGSNSVWSLLVDKEKRIWLGYYNKGLGVFDRINSKVNGIESLPGNPQSLQTNCVTGIAKDHLGQLWISMEGGGVDIYNPETKNFQHITKSDTRFYSGLTNDNITKVFIDQKQNVWLASWNEGIFFLKKGSSTFINYNTKNTPDLTSDNIMSIAEDSRGVIWIGTFSKGLHYYTPADGRFHHCNQKSFYAIGLANADIRKIMVDSDDEVWVGSTTGLYKVSTTNFITFSVMSLRDKMSAKLKNRKSTHTINTLYQTKNKEIWIGTDGAGLFTYNKKKDDLKWYIDFNGLQEKSIASIVESNDGAIWLSGKKGISRLDLKSKTTVNYSTYDGLLGNDFNNNSVLKDENGILYFGGYEGLNYFDPSNLKKSRKQLPIYFTDLKLFNKSVKPLEKNSPLIKVISETKKIILKHDQSVFTIDFIGINYSFPARTEFAYYLEGFEDSWNYVGSKRSATYTNLAPGKYIFKVKASEKNGVWSQKPLELKIEILPPWWKTSFAYLFYSLLVLAAIHFGNQYYQNRFKQKQLIQFEKKKAAQIEKLNDKKLQFFTNISHEFRTPLTLILNPLADLLKNNSTELSNGVLNKLQTIQKSSDRLSRLINELMDFNQLQFNKMPLKVQQLEVVGFTKDIISYFDEEALSRGIDLKFESDKKTLKDWVDPKMFEKIIFNVISNAFKVTPDNGRITIKLVMNQELVYFPSLTPAYTNPSFSVIVEDTGAGLDKKDIKRIFDRFYQVNNLNKAYYGSTGIGLEVVRGFVELHKGIIEVESVLGAGTTFKLIFPTGKDFFSENEILHEELKKEKKISFTPIVEKEEIQLPEDQEKQDRVYTILIVEDNTELRNYLKNELKKEYKVLTAENGQIGLETALQKLPDLILTDVIMPVMNGLELCKSIKADLKTSHIPLMMLSAKALIKDKLEGIDSGADMYLSKPFDMDILRSSLVQLLKSRQIMFNKFYNGITPKAKEKTTTLDNEFIKTVLHYVNENINEYELSVEVLASKVFLSRSQLYRKIKTLTGVSVNEFIRNVRLEKARELIELGNDNITEISIKVGFSSPSYFTKCYKEKYGQLPTHNK; this is translated from the coding sequence ATGTTTTCAAAGAAATGTTTTGCTGCTTTGTTTTTTATTATCAATAGTTTGTTTTCTCAAAATACATTTGAAAACTATCGATTTCGTCTGGTAGATAATACAACTTCAAAAAGCGGTATATATACCATTGCGCAGGATCAGTTTGGAATTATGTGGATGGGAACAAATGGTGCAGGATTGTATAAATATGACGGAATCAATTATATTGGTTATGAACAAGACTCCAAGCGAAATAATTCTATAAACAGCAATTTAATTTATACGGTTTATGTAGACAGGCAGAATCATTTGTGGGTGGGTACTGATGAAGGTTTATGCATATACAATAGAAATTTAGATACTTTTGAAAATATTGATCTTCGAAAAAAAGAAGACAAAGAAACTGTAGTTTCTGTAAAAAGTATCATAGAAGACAATAATGGCAACATTTTTTTAGGAACATTTAATAATGGTCTTCTCAGGTTAGATACGAAAACACATGAAATTACAAGGTTTAAACTTGATACTCCAAATGTTTCAAATTATTTAATCAATTCTTTAGTAAAAGATAAAAAAGGCACTATTTATTTAGGTACTAATTTTGGTCTAAAAGTAGTAGATCCAATAAAAAATGAAGTCAAAAAAGTAATCCTTCCTAAAGACAATGATTTAATCTCAGGCTCAATTGTATCTATGTTTTTTGACAGCGGCCAAAACCTATGGATTGGCAACGGATACAAAGGACTGGTAAAAGCCAATTTATATGCTGCGGTAAAACAAGCTGTCTCTTTTCCAATTACCAAAAAAAGAATCATGTGCATTCGCGAAGCAGATGATCACACCATTCTTTGTGCTACTGAAAATGACGGTTTAATCATTGTAGATGAACTGGGTGCTGTTCAAAAAAAATATGTAAACAGCAAATACAATAATCGCAGTCTCGGATCTAATTCTGTATGGTCTTTACTTGTAGACAAAGAAAAAAGAATCTGGCTGGGGTATTATAATAAAGGTTTGGGAGTTTTTGACCGCATAAACAGTAAGGTAAACGGAATAGAAAGTCTTCCCGGAAACCCGCAGTCGCTGCAAACCAATTGTGTTACCGGTATTGCCAAAGATCATCTGGGTCAGTTATGGATTTCTATGGAAGGCGGGGGCGTAGATATTTACAACCCCGAAACCAAAAACTTTCAACATATTACAAAATCAGACACCCGTTTTTATTCGGGATTAACAAATGACAATATCACAAAAGTTTTTATTGATCAAAAACAAAATGTTTGGCTTGCCAGCTGGAACGAAGGAATCTTTTTTCTAAAAAAAGGAAGCAGCACTTTTATTAATTACAATACAAAAAATACTCCGGATCTCACCTCCGACAATATAATGAGTATTGCCGAAGATTCCAGAGGTGTAATATGGATTGGAACTTTTTCAAAAGGACTTCATTATTACACACCAGCTGACGGGCGTTTTCATCATTGCAATCAGAAATCTTTTTATGCAATTGGATTAGCAAATGCAGACATTCGGAAAATCATGGTCGATTCTGATGATGAAGTCTGGGTTGGTTCTACAACCGGCTTATATAAAGTAAGTACAACGAATTTTATAACTTTTTCAGTAATGTCCCTAAGAGATAAAATGTCTGCAAAGCTTAAAAATCGTAAAAGCACGCATACTATCAATACTTTGTATCAAACTAAAAATAAAGAAATCTGGATTGGAACCGATGGTGCGGGATTGTTTACCTACAATAAAAAAAAGGATGATCTAAAATGGTATATAGATTTTAACGGCCTTCAGGAAAAATCAATAGCCTCTATTGTAGAATCTAATGATGGTGCGATATGGTTAAGCGGCAAAAAGGGAATCAGCAGGCTGGACTTAAAGAGCAAAACAACAGTAAATTATTCTACCTATGATGGTTTACTGGGGAATGATTTTAACAACAATTCGGTATTAAAAGATGAAAACGGAATTCTTTATTTTGGAGGTTATGAAGGCTTAAATTATTTTGATCCTTCAAATTTAAAAAAAAGCCGAAAACAGCTTCCAATTTATTTCACAGACCTGAAGCTATTTAATAAATCTGTAAAACCGCTGGAAAAAAACTCACCGCTTATAAAAGTAATATCAGAAACAAAAAAGATAATCCTTAAACATGATCAATCTGTTTTTACGATCGATTTTATTGGTATAAATTATTCTTTTCCCGCCAGAACAGAATTTGCTTATTACTTAGAAGGGTTTGAAGATTCCTGGAACTATGTAGGCAGTAAACGCTCAGCAACCTACACAAATCTTGCACCCGGAAAGTATATTTTTAAAGTTAAAGCTTCTGAAAAAAACGGAGTCTGGAGCCAAAAACCTTTAGAATTAAAAATTGAAATCCTGCCGCCCTGGTGGAAAACATCATTTGCCTATTTATTCTATTCTTTATTAGTATTAGCAGCGATTCATTTTGGCAATCAATATTATCAAAACAGGTTTAAACAAAAACAATTAATACAATTTGAAAAGAAAAAAGCAGCTCAAATTGAAAAATTAAATGATAAAAAGTTACAGTTCTTTACCAATATTTCACACGAGTTTAGAACACCGCTTACTTTAATTTTAAATCCCTTAGCCGATTTACTTAAAAACAACAGCACAGAACTTTCAAACGGTGTTTTGAATAAGCTGCAGACCATTCAAAAAAGTTCTGACAGACTTTCAAGATTAATCAACGAGCTGATGGATTTTAACCAGCTGCAGTTTAATAAAATGCCGCTCAAAGTACAGCAGTTAGAAGTAGTGGGTTTTACAAAAGATATTATAAGTTATTTTGATGAAGAAGCCCTGAGCCGTGGGATTGACCTTAAATTTGAATCGGATAAGAAAACATTAAAAGACTGGGTCGATCCGAAAATGTTCGAGAAAATTATTTTTAATGTAATATCAAATGCTTTTAAGGTTACTCCAGATAATGGAAGAATAACAATAAAATTAGTGATGAATCAGGAATTGGTTTATTTTCCGTCATTGACTCCTGCTTATACAAATCCTTCTTTTTCGGTTATTGTTGAAGATACCGGCGCAGGATTGGACAAAAAAGATATTAAACGAATTTTTGATCGTTTCTATCAGGTAAATAATTTGAATAAAGCCTATTACGGAAGTACAGGAATAGGTCTGGAAGTAGTTCGCGGTTTTGTTGAACTCCACAAAGGAATTATTGAAGTCGAAAGTGTATTAGGAGCAGGCACCACTTTTAAATTAATATTTCCCACAGGAAAAGACTTTTTTAGTGAAAATGAAATACTGCATGAAGAATTAAAAAAGGAGAAAAAAATAAGTTTCACGCCCATAGTTGAAAAAGAAGAAATTCAATTACCGGAAGATCAGGAAAAACAAGATCGGGTGTATACTATTTTGATTGTGGAAGATAACACAGAACTTAGAAATTATCTAAAAAACGAACTTAAAAAAGAATACAAAGTACTGACTGCCGAAAACGGTCAGATTGGTTTGGAAACTGCTTTACAAAAACTGCCCGATTTGATTTTGACCGATGTAATTATGCCGGTTATGAATGGTTTAGAGTTGTGTAAAAGTATTAAAGCAGATTTAAAAACAAGCCATATTCCGTTAATGATGCTTTCGGCAAAAGCATTAATAAAAGATAAACTCGAAGGAATAGATTCCGGTGCAGATATGTATCTGAGTAAACCATTTGACATGGATATTTTAAGGTCCAGTCTGGTACAGCTGCTAAAAAGCAGGCAGATTATGTTCAATAAATTCTACAACGGCATTACGCCAAAGGCAAAAGAAAAAACCACCACGCTGGATAATGAATTTATAAAAACAGTGCTGCATTATGTTAATGAAAATATTAACGAATACGAACTCAGTGTTGAGGTTCTGGCATCGAAGGTATTTTTAAGCCGAAGCCAGTTGTACCGAAAAATAAAAACACTTACAGGAGTTTCAGTAAATGAGTTTATACGCAATGTACGTTTAGAAAAAGCAAGAGAATTAATAGAACTTGGCAATGATAATATAACCGAGATTAGTATTAAAGTTGGTTTTAGTTCTCCTTCATATTTTACAAAATGTTATAAAGAAAAATACGGACAACTGCCTACGCATAATAAATAG